A single window of Providencia alcalifaciens DNA harbors:
- the ftsZ gene encoding cell division protein FtsZ: MFEPMELTNDAVIKVIGVGGGGGNAVEHMVRERIEGVEFFAVNTDAQALRKTAVGQTIQIGTGITKGLGAGANPEVGRNAAEEDREALRNALDGADMVFIAAGMGGGTGTGAAPVVAEVAKELGILTVAVVTKPFNFEGKKRMAFAEAGITELSKHVDSLITIPNDKLLKVLGRGISLLDAFGAANDVLKGAVQGIAELITRPGLMNVDFADVRTVMSEMGYAMMGSGVARGEDRAEEAAEMAISSPLLEDIDLSGARGVLVNITAGFDLRLDEFETVGNTIRAFASDNATVVIGTSLDPEMHEELRVTVVATGIGMDKRPEITLVSNKMSQQASMEQRYQQMQNSMSSLNDEKPAAKAVNDQNTQVNKEPDYLDIPAFLRKQAD; encoded by the coding sequence ATGTTTGAACCAATGGAGCTAACCAACGATGCGGTGATTAAAGTCATCGGCGTTGGCGGCGGCGGCGGAAATGCCGTTGAACACATGGTACGCGAGCGCATTGAGGGTGTTGAGTTCTTTGCAGTCAACACTGACGCACAAGCCCTGCGTAAAACCGCAGTCGGGCAAACCATTCAGATCGGTACAGGTATTACCAAAGGTCTGGGTGCGGGTGCAAACCCAGAAGTCGGCCGTAATGCGGCAGAAGAAGACCGTGAAGCACTGCGCAATGCTCTTGATGGCGCAGATATGGTATTCATTGCTGCAGGTATGGGTGGTGGTACTGGTACTGGTGCTGCGCCAGTCGTTGCTGAAGTTGCTAAAGAATTAGGTATCCTAACCGTTGCTGTCGTGACTAAGCCATTCAATTTCGAAGGCAAAAAGCGCATGGCATTCGCGGAAGCCGGTATCACTGAGCTGTCTAAGCACGTTGACTCGCTGATCACTATCCCTAACGACAAGCTACTGAAAGTACTTGGTCGTGGTATCTCTTTACTGGATGCTTTTGGTGCGGCTAACGACGTATTAAAAGGTGCAGTTCAAGGTATCGCTGAGCTGATCACTCGCCCAGGTTTAATGAACGTGGACTTTGCTGACGTACGTACCGTAATGTCAGAAATGGGCTACGCGATGATGGGTTCAGGTGTGGCTCGTGGCGAAGATAGAGCGGAAGAAGCTGCTGAAATGGCAATTTCTAGCCCACTTCTGGAAGATATCGACCTATCTGGTGCGCGTGGTGTTCTGGTCAACATCACTGCTGGTTTTGACCTGCGCTTGGATGAATTTGAAACAGTGGGTAATACCATTCGCGCATTCGCATCGGATAATGCGACTGTTGTAATCGGTACTTCTTTAGACCCAGAAATGCATGAAGAATTGCGCGTGACTGTTGTTGCTACTGGTATTGGTATGGACAAACGTCCAGAAATTACTTTAGTGAGCAATAAAATGTCTCAGCAAGCTTCAATGGAGCAACGCTATCAGCAAATGCAAAATAGCATGTCTTCATTAAATGATGAAAAACCAGCTGCAAAAGCCGTTAACGACCAAAATACACAAGTAAATAAAGAGCCGGATTACTTAGATATCCCAGCTTTCTTGCGTAAACAGGCCGATTAA
- the ftsA gene encoding cell division protein FtsA, protein MIKATDRKLVVGLEIGTSKVSALVGEILPDGMVNIIGVGSCPSRGMDKGGVNDLESVVKCVQRAIDQAELMADCQISSVYLALSGKHVSCQNEIGMVPISEEEVTQEDVDSVVHTAKSVRVKDEHRILHVIPQEFAIDYQEGIKNPVGLSGVRMQAKVHLITCHNDMAKNIVKAVERCGLKVDQLIFAGLAASYSVLTEDERELGVCVVDVGGGTMDMAVYTGGALRHTKVIPYAGNVVTSDIAYAFGTPPTDAEAIKVRHGCAVGSIVSKDETVEVPSVGGRPPRSLQRQTLAEVIEPRYTELLNLVNEEILNLQEQLRQQGVKHHLAAGIVLTGGAAQIDGLVECAQKVFHTQVRIGTPLNITGLTDYAQEPYYSTAVGLLHYGKESHLGDDTETEKRASVSGWFSKLTSWLRKEF, encoded by the coding sequence ATGATTAAAGCAACGGACAGAAAATTAGTGGTAGGCCTTGAAATTGGAACTTCCAAGGTGTCAGCCCTTGTAGGAGAAATTCTGCCCGATGGTATGGTTAATATTATTGGAGTGGGAAGCTGTCCATCTCGCGGAATGGACAAAGGTGGCGTTAACGATCTTGAGTCGGTTGTTAAATGCGTCCAAAGAGCGATTGACCAAGCTGAATTAATGGCGGATTGCCAAATTTCTTCTGTTTACCTTGCATTATCAGGTAAACATGTGAGCTGCCAAAATGAGATTGGTATGGTGCCAATCTCAGAAGAAGAAGTGACACAAGAAGACGTGGACAGCGTAGTTCACACTGCGAAATCTGTCCGAGTTAAAGACGAACACCGAATTTTGCATGTTATCCCGCAAGAATTCGCGATTGACTACCAAGAAGGTATTAAAAATCCAGTCGGTCTTTCTGGTGTTCGCATGCAAGCTAAAGTTCATCTGATCACTTGCCATAACGATATGGCGAAGAACATTGTGAAAGCAGTTGAACGTTGTGGATTAAAAGTTGACCAGCTTATTTTTGCTGGCCTTGCTGCAAGCTACAGTGTGTTGACTGAAGACGAGCGTGAATTAGGTGTCTGTGTTGTTGATGTCGGTGGTGGCACAATGGACATGGCGGTTTATACGGGTGGTGCTTTGCGTCATACCAAAGTGATCCCATACGCAGGTAATGTGGTTACAAGTGATATCGCTTACGCATTTGGTACGCCGCCAACAGACGCAGAAGCTATCAAAGTGCGTCACGGGTGTGCAGTCGGTTCGATTGTGAGTAAAGATGAAACGGTTGAAGTACCGAGTGTTGGCGGTCGTCCACCGAGAAGTTTACAGCGTCAAACCTTAGCGGAAGTGATTGAGCCACGGTATACTGAGCTGTTAAATTTAGTAAATGAAGAAATTTTAAATTTACAGGAACAGTTACGCCAGCAAGGTGTCAAACACCACTTAGCGGCAGGGATAGTTTTGACGGGCGGGGCAGCACAGATTGATGGGCTAGTTGAGTGTGCCCAAAAAGTGTTCCATACACAGGTCAGAATCGGTACCCCACTTAATATAACAGGATTAACGGATTATGCTCAGGAGCCATACTACTCCACAGCGGTAGGGCTTCTGCATTACGGTAAAGAAAGCCACCTTGGCGATGATACCGAGACGGAAAAACGTGCTTCAGTTAGCGGGTGGTTTAGTAAGCTCACCAGCTGGTTGAGAAAAGAATTTTAA
- the secA gene encoding preprotein translocase subunit SecA, with the protein MLTKLLTKVFGSRNDRTLRRLRKEVEKINKLEPEFEKLSDDELKAKTVEFRERLKQGESIENMIPEAFATVREASKRVFGMRHFDVQLIGGMVLNERCIAEMRTGEGKTLTATLPAYINALSGKGVHVVTVNDYLAKRDAENNRPLFEFLGLTVGINLSGMAPPAKRQAYADDITYGTNNEFGFDYLRDNMAFSPEDRVQRKLHYALVDEVDSILIDEARTPLIISGPAEDSSDLYIKVDKLIPKLVRQEKEDSDTFQGEGHFSVDEKSRQVTITERGLVLVEELLAKAGLMDEGESLYSPTNIMLMHHVMAGLRAHALFTRDVDYIVKDNQVIIVDEHTGRTMEGRRWSDGLHQAVEAKEGVEIHNENQTLASITFQNYFRLYEKLAGMTGTADTEAFEFSSIYKLDTIVIPTNRPMVRKDMPDLVYMTEADKFDAIIEDIRDKTSKGQPVLVGTISIEKSELISHALTKAKIAHNVLNAKFHAMEADIIANAGQKSAVTIATNMAGRGTDIMLGGSWQSEVAALENPTQEQIDEIKANWKIRHDEVLAAGGLHIIGTERHESRRIDNQLRGRAGRQGDAGSSRFYLSMEDALMRIFASDRVTGMMKKLGMKPGEAIEHPWVTKAIANAQRKVESRNFDIRKQLLEYDDVASDQRRAIYTQRNELLDGGDIKETVDSIREDVFTTIIDAYIPPQSLEEMWDIDGLQKRLVNDFDLDLPIQEWLDKEPELHEETLRERIMEKAIEIYQRKEEIVSSEAMRNFEKGVMLQTLDTLWKEHLASMDYLRQGIHLRGYAQKDPKQEYKRESFSMFANMLEALKYEVISTLSKVQVRLPEEVEALEQQRREEAERLAKKQHLSHEAETESLMTEAEAKIATQGNKIGRNDPCPCGSGKKYKQCHGRLN; encoded by the coding sequence ATGTTAACTAAATTATTAACCAAAGTATTTGGTAGCCGTAATGACCGTACTCTGCGCCGTCTGCGTAAAGAAGTGGAAAAAATTAACAAGCTAGAGCCTGAGTTTGAGAAATTATCGGATGACGAGCTGAAAGCCAAAACCGTAGAATTCCGTGAGCGTTTAAAACAAGGCGAAAGCATTGAAAATATGATCCCTGAAGCGTTTGCGACAGTGCGTGAAGCAAGCAAACGTGTATTCGGTATGCGTCACTTCGACGTTCAGTTAATCGGCGGTATGGTACTGAACGAGCGCTGTATCGCAGAAATGCGTACAGGTGAAGGTAAAACACTGACTGCAACGCTGCCAGCATACATTAACGCATTATCAGGCAAAGGGGTTCACGTTGTTACAGTGAACGACTACTTAGCAAAACGAGATGCGGAAAATAACCGTCCGTTATTCGAATTCTTAGGTTTAACAGTTGGTATTAACTTGTCAGGTATGGCTCCACCTGCGAAGCGCCAAGCTTATGCGGATGACATTACTTATGGTACCAACAACGAATTCGGTTTTGACTATTTACGTGACAACATGGCATTTAGCCCAGAAGATCGCGTTCAACGTAAACTGCATTACGCATTAGTCGATGAGGTGGACTCCATTCTTATCGATGAAGCACGTACTCCACTGATCATTTCAGGCCCAGCGGAAGATAGCTCGGATCTGTACATCAAAGTGGATAAACTGATCCCGAAACTCGTTCGCCAAGAAAAAGAAGACTCAGACACTTTCCAAGGTGAAGGTCACTTCTCTGTTGATGAAAAATCTCGCCAGGTAACAATCACAGAGCGCGGTCTGGTTCTGGTTGAAGAGTTACTGGCAAAAGCAGGTTTAATGGATGAAGGCGAGTCGCTTTATTCTCCAACTAACATCATGCTGATGCATCACGTTATGGCTGGTTTACGTGCCCACGCACTGTTTACCCGTGACGTTGATTATATTGTTAAAGATAACCAAGTTATCATTGTCGACGAACATACTGGCCGTACAATGGAAGGGCGTCGTTGGTCTGATGGTCTACACCAAGCTGTTGAAGCAAAAGAAGGTGTTGAGATCCATAATGAAAACCAAACGTTGGCATCGATCACTTTCCAGAACTATTTCCGCTTATACGAAAAACTCGCGGGTATGACCGGTACTGCGGATACCGAAGCATTCGAATTTAGCTCTATCTATAAGCTGGACACGATTGTTATCCCAACTAACCGCCCAATGGTTCGTAAAGATATGCCTGACTTAGTCTATATGACTGAAGCAGACAAATTTGATGCAATTATTGAAGATATTCGTGATAAAACTTCCAAAGGTCAACCCGTTCTGGTTGGTACTATTTCGATTGAAAAATCTGAATTAATTTCGCATGCGCTGACTAAAGCAAAAATTGCTCATAACGTATTGAATGCGAAATTCCACGCCATGGAAGCTGACATTATCGCTAACGCGGGGCAAAAAAGTGCCGTAACCATCGCAACTAACATGGCAGGTCGTGGTACCGATATCATGTTAGGGGGAAGCTGGCAGTCAGAAGTGGCTGCGTTAGAGAACCCAACGCAAGAACAAATTGATGAAATTAAAGCGAACTGGAAAATTCGTCACGATGAAGTGTTAGCGGCTGGCGGTTTACATATCATCGGTACAGAGCGTCATGAATCTCGCCGTATCGATAACCAGTTACGTGGTCGTGCGGGACGTCAAGGTGATGCTGGTTCATCACGTTTCTATCTGTCAATGGAAGATGCTTTAATGCGTATCTTCGCATCAGACCGTGTAACGGGCATGATGAAAAAATTGGGTATGAAACCAGGCGAAGCTATTGAACACCCTTGGGTCACAAAAGCAATTGCTAACGCACAGCGTAAAGTTGAAAGCCGTAACTTCGATATTCGTAAACAATTACTTGAATATGATGATGTGGCAAGTGATCAACGTCGTGCCATCTATACTCAGCGTAATGAATTACTGGATGGCGGCGATATTAAAGAAACCGTAGACAGCATTCGTGAAGATGTATTTACCACTATTATTGATGCGTATATTCCGCCTCAATCACTGGAAGAAATGTGGGACATCGATGGCCTGCAAAAACGTTTAGTGAACGATTTTGACCTTGATTTACCAATTCAAGAGTGGTTAGACAAAGAGCCTGAGCTTCACGAAGAAACCTTGCGTGAACGTATCATGGAAAAAGCGATTGAAATTTACCAGCGTAAAGAAGAAATTGTTAGCTCCGAAGCAATGCGTAATTTTGAAAAAGGCGTTATGTTGCAAACGCTAGATACATTATGGAAAGAGCATTTAGCTTCCATGGACTATTTACGTCAAGGTATCCATTTACGTGGTTATGCACAAAAAGATCCAAAACAAGAATACAAACGTGAATCCTTCAGTATGTTTGCCAACATGTTAGAAGCATTGAAATATGAAGTGATCAGTACCTTGTCAAAAGTACAAGTACGTTTACCGGAAGAAGTTGAAGCCTTAGAACAACAACGTCGTGAAGAAGCTGAACGTTTGGCGAAGAAGCAGCATTTAAGCCATGAGGCTGAAACTGAATCGCTAATGACAGAAGCGGAAGCGAAGATTGCAACTCAAGGTAATAAAATTGGTCGTAATGATCCATGCCCTTGTGGTTCCGGTAAGAAATACAAGCAGTGCCATGGCCGCTTAAACTAA
- the ftsQ gene encoding cell division protein FtsQ — protein sequence MSQAALNVRHHNQNSGQDEDPRLRPSNGAFLGGLIFFLMVVGTIVWSGWTVMNWMKDADRLPMSKLILTGERNYTTNDDVRKAILSLGQPGTFMTVDVNAIQNQISMMPWIRQVTVRKQWPDELKIHIAEYKPYARWNDQNLVDQEGRVFTLPPSQNGKGDYVMLYGPQGSQTEVLKEFAVLSGILAKNNLKLKSVSMTARHAWQIILDNDVRVELGKKDVLERLNRFLELYPLLQQTTDKRVDYVDLRYTSGAAVGWAPLLVDAPQGFQ from the coding sequence ATGTCACAGGCAGCGTTAAACGTAAGGCATCATAATCAGAATAGCGGTCAAGATGAAGATCCGCGCTTAAGACCAAGTAATGGGGCTTTTTTGGGCGGATTGATTTTCTTCCTGATGGTTGTCGGCACCATTGTGTGGAGCGGCTGGACTGTGATGAACTGGATGAAGGATGCCGATAGGCTGCCAATGTCCAAACTGATATTAACGGGAGAGCGCAACTACACCACCAATGATGATGTGCGAAAGGCAATTTTGTCATTAGGTCAGCCGGGCACCTTTATGACGGTGGATGTGAATGCGATTCAAAACCAAATCAGTATGATGCCGTGGATACGCCAAGTTACAGTGCGTAAACAGTGGCCGGATGAATTAAAAATCCATATTGCGGAGTACAAACCCTACGCAAGATGGAATGACCAAAACTTGGTCGACCAAGAAGGGCGTGTATTTACCCTTCCACCAAGTCAAAATGGCAAAGGCGATTATGTAATGCTGTATGGTCCGCAAGGAAGCCAAACAGAGGTTTTGAAAGAATTTGCTGTACTAAGTGGTATTTTGGCGAAAAATAACTTGAAACTAAAATCCGTTTCTATGACAGCGCGCCATGCATGGCAGATTATTTTAGATAATGATGTAAGAGTCGAACTTGGGAAAAAAGATGTGTTAGAGCGGTTAAATCGTTTTCTTGAGCTTTATCCGCTTTTACAGCAAACGACTGATAAACGCGTCGACTATGTTGATTTGCGTTATACCAGTGGGGCAGCGGTGGGGTGGGCTCCTTTATTAGTTGACGCACCGCAAGGCTTCCAATAA
- the secM gene encoding secA translation cis-regulator SecM, whose amino-acid sequence MGILNFWRHLGRRYFWSHLLLGVVATGVGLPTILNALSESQQTQVNSAPANRQSQAVNAFDNLFAQQNSQRSSSSSSYSVNYWQQHAVRNVIRQLTFAFSATEDEDTDKSKLQKETLFAPQLMLDTLYAMLAQRSLQWDVATTQASEHIYPLFTVYQPAIWVAQVHGIRAGPFFA is encoded by the coding sequence ATGGGCATTTTAAATTTTTGGCGACATTTAGGTAGACGATACTTTTGGTCCCACCTGTTATTGGGTGTTGTGGCTACAGGTGTTGGCTTGCCTACAATTTTAAATGCCTTATCAGAATCTCAGCAAACTCAAGTTAATTCTGCGCCAGCTAATCGACAAAGCCAAGCTGTAAATGCTTTCGATAACTTATTTGCACAGCAGAACTCTCAACGCTCTTCATCCTCATCTTCTTACTCGGTCAATTACTGGCAGCAACATGCGGTACGTAATGTTATCCGCCAACTGACTTTTGCCTTTTCAGCAACTGAAGATGAAGATACCGATAAAAGTAAGCTACAAAAAGAGACACTATTTGCCCCTCAATTAATGTTAGATACGCTGTATGCGATGTTGGCGCAGCGATCTTTACAATGGGATGTGGCAACGACTCAAGCTAGCGAACATATCTACCCTCTCTTTACTGTTTATCAGCCTGCGATTTGGGTTGCTCAGGTACATGGCATTCGGGCTGGCCCCTTCTTCGCCTAA
- the lpxC gene encoding UDP-3-O-acyl-N-acetylglucosamine deacetylase has protein sequence MIKQRTLKRIIKATGVGLHTGKKVTLTLRPAPANTGVIYRRTDLNPPVDFPADAKSVRDTMLCTCLVNEDNVRISTVEHLNAALAGLGIDNIVIEVNAPEIPIMDGSAAPFVFLLLDGGIEELNCAKKFLRIKETVRVEDGDKWAEMSPYNGFSLDFTIDFQHPAIDSSTQRYAMDFSAESFVNQISRARTFGFMRDIEYLQSKGLCLGGSFDCAIVVDDYKVLNEDGLRFEDEFVRHKMLDAIGDLFMCGHNIIGAFTAFKSGHALNNKLLQAVLAKESAWDLVTFEDEAELPLAFKAPSTVFA, from the coding sequence ATGATCAAACAACGGACACTTAAACGTATTATTAAAGCGACTGGTGTTGGTTTACATACCGGCAAGAAAGTTACGCTTACTTTACGTCCGGCACCGGCCAATACCGGGGTCATCTACCGTCGTACTGACCTTAATCCACCGGTAGATTTTCCGGCAGATGCGAAATCAGTTCGCGATACTATGTTATGTACTTGCTTAGTCAATGAAGATAATGTACGTATTTCGACGGTTGAACATTTGAATGCTGCTTTAGCAGGATTAGGCATCGATAACATTGTTATTGAAGTCAATGCGCCTGAAATCCCGATTATGGATGGCAGTGCTGCACCGTTTGTTTTCTTACTGCTAGATGGCGGTATTGAAGAATTAAATTGTGCGAAGAAATTCTTACGCATTAAAGAAACTGTACGTGTTGAAGATGGTGATAAGTGGGCAGAAATGTCTCCATACAATGGCTTTAGCCTTGATTTCACTATTGATTTCCAACACCCTGCAATTGATAGCAGCACGCAACGCTATGCAATGGATTTCTCTGCGGAATCTTTTGTAAACCAAATTAGCCGCGCGCGTACTTTCGGTTTCATGCGTGACATTGAATATCTGCAATCGAAAGGCCTATGCTTAGGCGGTAGTTTTGACTGTGCTATCGTCGTTGATGACTATAAAGTACTCAACGAAGATGGTTTACGCTTTGAAGATGAATTCGTTCGTCACAAAATGCTCGATGCAATTGGTGACTTATTCATGTGTGGACATAACATTATTGGTGCATTCACTGCATTTAAATCTGGTCACGCACTGAATAACAAATTGCTGCAAGCGGTTCTGGCTAAAGAATCTGCTTGGGATCTAGTGACCTTTGAAGACGAAGCTGAATTACCTCTGGCATTCAAAGCGCCTTCGACTGTATTCGCATAA
- a CDS encoding DUF721 domain-containing protein, with the protein MRDSHPQALFDVLEESLAKTSNTLQTIQRNAKAILKLNRVVKSLLPAEIKPMCRVANYRNNIMVIEVANASWMTRLNYEKINLLSALRSSILPSLSSIDIRINPDLIRKSKQNSSLNKQSVNQKENRNQRKISTQTAEQLLRLAKKSPKGLKEKFERLAALAGESTNATNRKG; encoded by the coding sequence ATGAGAGATAGTCATCCACAAGCGCTTTTCGATGTACTCGAAGAGTCTCTGGCGAAAACATCAAACACTTTACAAACTATTCAGCGAAATGCAAAAGCTATTCTAAAATTGAATCGTGTTGTAAAAAGTTTGCTGCCAGCGGAAATTAAACCCATGTGTCGGGTGGCAAACTACCGTAATAACATTATGGTTATCGAAGTGGCTAATGCCAGTTGGATGACCCGCCTTAATTATGAAAAAATTAACCTTCTTTCTGCATTAAGGTCGTCTATTCTACCATCTTTATCTTCCATCGACATCAGAATCAACCCCGATCTTATACGAAAATCTAAGCAAAATAGCTCATTGAATAAGCAATCAGTGAATCAAAAAGAAAATCGTAATCAAAGAAAGATTAGCACGCAAACTGCTGAGCAGTTATTAAGATTAGCGAAAAAGAGTCCGAAGGGATTAAAAGAGAAGTTTGAGCGGCTGGCTGCATTAGCCGGAGAGAGTACTAATGCAACCAACAGAAAAGGCTAA